CCGTTGCAACGAGCAATCGCGTTCGCCCAGATGGACAGCCGTGCCCTTGCCGTCACCGAAGACCTGAATCTCGATATGGCGGGGGGTGGTCAGGTATTTCTCGATATAGACTTCGTCGTTGCCGAAGGCGGCCTTGCCTTCGGAGCGGGCGGTCAGAAAGGCACGCTCCATCTCGGCATCGCTGTTGGCGACCTTCATGCCGCGCCCGCCGCCGCCGGCGGTGGCCTTGATGATGACCGGATAGCCGATTTCGGCCCCGACGCGCCGGGCACTGGCCAGATCGGGCACGCCACCGTCAGAGCCGGGCACGCAGGGTACGCCCAGGTCCTTCATCGTGTCCTTGGCGGTGATCTTGTCACCCATGACGCGGATATGTTCGGCGCGCGGGCCAATGAAGGTCAGCGCGTGGTCTTCGACGATCTGCACGAAGTTCGCGTTTTCGCTGAGAAAACCGTACCCAGGGTGGATCGCCTGGGCGCCGGTGACTTCGGCTGCGGCCATGATCGCGGGGATCGACAGATAGCTGTCGCTGCTGGCGGGCGGGCCGATGCAGACGCTTTCGTCGGCCATGCGCACATGCATCGCGTCACTGTCGGCAGTGGAATGCACCGCGACGGACTTGATGCCCATCTCGCGCGCCGCGCGGATCACGCGCAGGGCAATCTCGCCCCGGTTGGCGATGAGGATCTTTTCGAACATGGGGAACCCTTACTCGATGATCATCAGAAGCGAACCGTATTCGACAGCCGCCTTGTCTTCGACCAGGATCCGCGTGACGGTCCCGGATTTCGGCGCCGGAATGTGGTTCATCGTCTTCATCGCTTCGACGATCAGCAGGGTGTCACCTTCGGACACGCTGTCACCGACCTTGACGAAGGATGGCGCACCGGGTTCGCCCTGCATGTAGATCGTGCCCACCATGGGAGAGGTCACAGCGCCGGGATGATCGGCGGGATCTTCGCTGGCGGCGGCCGGGGCCGGAGCGGCGGCAACCGGCGCGGCGGCGGGGGCAGGCGCGGCGGGAACCGCGACGGCTGCCTGGATCTCGGCCTTGCGGCTGACCCGGACGCTCAACTGGTCGTCTTTCGCGTAATCGCGTTTCACTTCCAGTTCGGTCAGATCATTCTCGCGCAGGAGTTCCGCCAGGGCCTGGATAAAGGCCACGTCTGCGTCATGCGTCTTTTCGCTCATTGCACCCTCGATCGGATAGGAGCGCCTCTTACCTGTCAGGCGCCTGATGTTATTGCACTGCTTATAGAGAAAGCCTGTGCCAGAAGAAAGCCGTGGTTGTCCATGGTCGCGCCGCTTTTCCCCGCCCGCCCGCAAGGTTGTGCGCAACAGCAGGGGGTCCCCGGGGGCGAACATGTGAAAAGGCCGCCCTCCGGGACGGGAGAGCGGCCGACATTTGATCTGTCTGTGGTCTGGCAGGATCCGTGCGGGGATCCGGCTCAGCGACCGGGCGTCGTTACGATTTGCCCAACATCACTGGTTCATCCGAGTTGATTTCCTCGGAGGCTTCGGGGTCGAATTCGGCCATGGCTTCAAGCTCGGCCTTGGTATAGGCGCCGGCCTGCAGTTCTTCGCCCGACCAGCTCAGGGCTTCCAGCGGCATGGCGACGTCATGTTCGCCAAGACCCAGGAAGCCGCCGATACCCACGATGGCCATTTCCTTGCCGTCGACCAGAACGACATTGTCGATCTCGCCGATGGTTTCGCCGTCACCGGATTTCACATCCGTGCCGATCAGCGACCCGGCGGTGATGGTCGAGGGCATCACAGCGCCATCATTGGCCAGATCGTCGGTGGCCATGTCATCGGATCCGGTGTCGGTAATCTGGTCGACATCCTGGGCGTAGTCTTCGGTCTGGGTGCCCATGCTGTCGGCCGTATCACTGATGGCGTCGCCGGTGGCGTCGATACCGCTTTCGATTGCATCGCCAGTGGAATCCGCAGCTTGGGCAAGGTCTTCGCCCATGGTGTTGTCGGCGTTGGCATT
The Pseudooceanicola algae genome window above contains:
- the accB gene encoding acetyl-CoA carboxylase biotin carboxyl carrier protein, translated to MSEKTHDADVAFIQALAELLRENDLTELEVKRDYAKDDQLSVRVSRKAEIQAAVAVPAAPAPAAAPVAAAPAPAAASEDPADHPGAVTSPMVGTIYMQGEPGAPSFVKVGDSVSEGDTLLIVEAMKTMNHIPAPKSGTVTRILVEDKAAVEYGSLLMIIE
- the accC gene encoding acetyl-CoA carboxylase biotin carboxylase subunit, with the translated sequence MFEKILIANRGEIALRVIRAAREMGIKSVAVHSTADSDAMHVRMADESVCIGPPASSDSYLSIPAIMAAAEVTGAQAIHPGYGFLSENANFVQIVEDHALTFIGPRAEHIRVMGDKITAKDTMKDLGVPCVPGSDGGVPDLASARRVGAEIGYPVIIKATAGGGGRGMKVANSDAEMERAFLTARSEGKAAFGNDEVYIEKYLTTPRHIEIQVFGDGKGTAVHLGERDCSLQRRHQKVLEEAPGPTITQEERDRIGKVCADAVAKINYAGAGTIEFLYENGEFYFIEMNTRLQVEHPVTEAIFGIDLVREQIRVAAGMPLSFAQDELRINGHAIEVRINAETVPGFAPRPGKISAFHAPGGLGVRMDSALYNGYSIPPYYDSLIGKLIVHGRDRPEALARLDRALGELIVDGVENTVPLFDMLLQDPDIQSGDYNIHWLEKWLARTFPG
- a CDS encoding PRC-barrel domain-containing protein produces the protein MTFKKTLMSGVAAIALVATPVVAQEATSEHNLTADVNAEANANADNTMGEDLAQAADSTGDAIESGIDATGDAISDTADSMGTQTEDYAQDVDQITDTGSDDMATDDLANDGAVMPSTITAGSLIGTDVKSGDGETIGEIDNVVLVDGKEMAIVGIGGFLGLGEHDVAMPLEALSWSGEELQAGAYTKAELEAMAEFDPEASEEINSDEPVMLGKS